Proteins encoded by one window of Streptomyces uncialis:
- a CDS encoding glycerophosphoryl diester phosphodiesterase membrane domain-containing protein — protein MNDTPGWASPGRSAPSDGDGQGVPRPAEPADGPTDAPGPTSKWSKEQPPADDWSAPAGPPPARTPQAPPPGWGGQAPGPGWGQAPGGPGWGPQGPGGPGWGAWQGRPQAAKPGVIPLRPLGVGEILDGAVSTMRAHWRTVLGISLAVAVVTQIMTVLLQGLVLTDIDTTALNDPGASLDELGDALGNSLLVTGVILAITLLGTIVATALLTTVTSRAVLGKPVSTAQAWADARAQLPKLFGLTALIALISGGIVGISLVPGLLAGDSDGAPGLLAIGAIAGLCVAVWLVVRLSLASPALMLEKQGIGKAMSRSLKLVRGAWWRIFGIGLLAAVIANILASIIVIPFSMIASVAAGDGPSGFLTGTSGVGWTFLVISGVGSVIASMLTLPVTAGVTVLLYIDQRIRREALDLDLARAAGVPGQGTGTPGPVPGS, from the coding sequence ATGAACGACACTCCGGGCTGGGCCTCGCCCGGACGGTCCGCCCCCTCCGACGGCGACGGTCAGGGCGTACCCCGCCCCGCCGAGCCCGCGGACGGCCCGACGGACGCCCCCGGCCCCACCTCGAAGTGGTCGAAGGAGCAGCCCCCCGCCGACGACTGGTCCGCCCCCGCGGGCCCGCCACCGGCCCGTACCCCGCAGGCCCCGCCCCCCGGCTGGGGCGGTCAGGCCCCGGGCCCCGGCTGGGGTCAGGCGCCGGGCGGTCCGGGCTGGGGTCCCCAGGGCCCCGGCGGACCGGGCTGGGGTGCCTGGCAGGGCAGGCCGCAGGCCGCCAAGCCCGGGGTGATCCCGCTGCGCCCGCTCGGCGTCGGCGAGATCCTCGACGGCGCCGTGTCCACGATGCGCGCCCACTGGCGCACGGTCCTCGGGATCTCCCTGGCCGTCGCCGTCGTCACCCAGATCATGACCGTGCTGCTCCAGGGCCTCGTCCTCACCGACATCGACACCACCGCCCTGAACGACCCGGGCGCCTCGCTCGACGAACTCGGTGACGCCCTCGGCAACTCCCTGCTCGTCACGGGCGTGATCCTCGCGATCACCCTGCTCGGCACGATCGTCGCGACAGCCCTGCTGACGACGGTCACCAGCCGCGCGGTCCTCGGCAAGCCCGTGTCGACCGCCCAGGCATGGGCCGACGCCCGCGCCCAGCTCCCGAAGCTGTTCGGTCTGACGGCGCTGATAGCGCTGATCTCCGGCGGGATCGTCGGCATCAGCCTCGTCCCCGGCCTGCTGGCCGGGGACAGCGACGGCGCCCCCGGACTGCTCGCGATCGGCGCGATCGCGGGACTCTGCGTCGCGGTGTGGCTCGTCGTCCGGCTGTCGCTGGCCTCGCCCGCGCTGATGCTGGAGAAGCAGGGCATAGGCAAGGCCATGAGCCGGTCCCTGAAGCTGGTCCGGGGCGCCTGGTGGCGGATCTTCGGCATCGGCCTGCTCGCCGCGGTGATCGCCAACATCCTCGCGTCGATCATCGTGATCCCCTTCAGCATGATCGCGAGCGTCGCCGCCGGGGACGGCCCGTCCGGCTTCCTCACCGGCACGAGCGGCGTCGGCTGGACGTTCCTCGTCATCAGCGGTGTCGGCTCCGTCATCGCGTCGATGCTGACGCTCCCGGTCACCGCGGGCGTCACCGTGCTCCTGTACATCGACCAGCGCATCCGCCGCGAGGCCCTCGACCTCGACCTGGCACGCGCCGCCGGGGTCCCCGGCCAGGGCACCGGCACCCCCGGTCCCGTACCGGGGAGCTGA
- a CDS encoding DUF4350 domain-containing protein: MTHAPLLPSTSASPTARQVWTRARGPLIALVIVLVGAVAIAAVRSGAERGRLDPRSAEPLGSRAVSELLADRGVDTRVVTTTEEAAAAAGPGTTLLVAAPDLLTDGQWTRLRTATAESGGRTVLVAPGPASDRLVPGVTADQAPSAERTLGPDCALPAANRAGDADTGGYRYHVSAPRAESCYPSGGLPTLVRVPAGPDATATAANGDTVVIGSPGPLYNDRLDEHGNASLALQLLGSRPQLVWYLPSLSDDALDGADREFTDLIPSGWLWATLQLGIAFVLTALWRARRLGPLVPERLPVAIRASETAEGRARLYRKANARDRAADALRTATRTRLAPLVGVSPTQAHAPEALLPALAARLRTPEHGGGLPTLLFGPPPGDDAALTALADQLDTLEREVRTS; this comes from the coding sequence ATGACCCACGCGCCCCTCCTCCCGTCCACCTCGGCCTCGCCGACCGCCCGTCAGGTGTGGACCCGCGCGCGCGGACCGCTGATCGCCCTGGTGATCGTCCTCGTCGGCGCCGTCGCCATCGCCGCCGTACGCTCCGGCGCCGAACGCGGCCGTCTCGACCCGCGCTCCGCCGAACCCCTCGGCAGCCGCGCCGTCAGCGAACTCCTCGCCGACCGCGGCGTCGACACCCGCGTCGTCACCACCACCGAGGAGGCGGCGGCCGCGGCCGGCCCCGGCACCACCCTCCTCGTCGCCGCCCCCGACCTGCTCACCGACGGCCAGTGGACACGGCTGCGCACGGCCACCGCCGAGTCCGGCGGCCGGACCGTCCTCGTCGCCCCCGGGCCCGCGTCCGACCGGCTCGTCCCCGGAGTCACCGCCGACCAGGCACCCAGCGCGGAACGCACCCTCGGCCCCGACTGCGCCCTGCCCGCCGCGAACCGCGCGGGCGACGCCGACACCGGCGGCTACCGCTACCACGTGAGCGCGCCGCGCGCGGAGAGCTGCTACCCGAGCGGCGGACTGCCCACCCTCGTCCGCGTCCCGGCCGGCCCCGACGCGACAGCGACCGCCGCGAACGGCGACACCGTCGTGATCGGCTCCCCCGGCCCCCTGTACAACGACCGCCTCGACGAGCACGGCAACGCCTCCCTCGCCCTGCAACTCCTCGGCTCCCGACCGCAGCTGGTCTGGTACCTCCCCTCGCTGTCCGACGACGCCCTCGACGGCGCCGACCGCGAGTTCACCGACCTGATCCCCTCCGGCTGGCTCTGGGCCACCCTGCAACTCGGCATCGCCTTCGTCCTCACCGCCCTGTGGCGGGCACGCCGACTGGGCCCCCTGGTCCCCGAACGTCTCCCCGTCGCCATCCGCGCCTCCGAGACCGCCGAAGGCCGCGCCCGCCTCTACCGCAAGGCGAACGCGCGCGACCGCGCCGCCGACGCTCTCCGCACCGCCACCCGCACCCGGCTCGCCCCCCTCGTCGGTGTCTCCCCCACGCAAGCGCACGCACCCGAGGCGCTGCTGCCCGCGCTCGCCGCCCGGCTCCGCACCCCGGAGCACGGCGGCGGTCTGCCGACCCTCCTCTTCGGACCGCCACCGGGCGACGACGCGGCCCTGACCGCCCTCGCCGACCAACTCGACACCCTCGAAAGAGAGGTACGCACTTCATGA
- the mtnA gene encoding S-methyl-5-thioribose-1-phosphate isomerase — translation MADQYGRPGDGARRGRTPAIRWDEPPEGPVLVLLDQTRLPAEEAELVCADAASLVEAILTLAVRGAPLLGLAGAYGVALAAARGADVDEAADALAAARPTAVNLARGVRLAQAAYRAALSGGTTATGGTGGPGAPGASPVGAGDRAGAARAALAAARALHARDADASAAMARHGLALLDELLPGGRHRVLTHCNTGALVSGGEGTAFAVALAAHREGRLRRLWVDETRPLWQGARLTAYEAARHGMPYTLLTDSAAGSLFAAGEVDAVLIGADRIAADGSVANKVGSYPLAVLARYHHVPFVVVAPVTTIDLDTPSGASIEVEQRSGREVTEVRMPHTAAGAGGGVPVAPLGTQAYNPAFDVTPPELVTAVVTEMGAVSPVTAPAIAGLCARSRQVTIS, via the coding sequence ATGGCTGATCAGTACGGGCGTCCAGGTGACGGAGCGCGGCGCGGGCGGACTCCCGCGATCCGTTGGGACGAACCTCCCGAAGGCCCTGTACTGGTGCTTCTCGACCAGACGCGGCTCCCGGCGGAGGAGGCGGAGCTGGTGTGCGCGGACGCCGCGTCGCTGGTGGAGGCGATCTTGACGCTCGCCGTCCGGGGAGCGCCGCTGCTCGGCCTGGCGGGCGCGTACGGGGTGGCGCTGGCCGCGGCCCGTGGCGCCGACGTGGACGAGGCGGCCGACGCGCTCGCCGCGGCCCGCCCCACCGCCGTCAACCTCGCGCGCGGGGTCCGGCTGGCCCAGGCGGCCTACCGCGCGGCGCTCAGCGGCGGCACGACGGCCACCGGCGGTACCGGTGGCCCAGGTGCGCCCGGGGCCTCCCCCGTGGGCGCAGGGGACCGCGCAGGGGCCGCGCGGGCCGCGCTGGCGGCGGCGCGTGCCCTGCACGCGCGGGACGCCGACGCCAGCGCGGCGATGGCCCGGCACGGCCTCGCCCTCCTCGACGAGCTGCTGCCCGGCGGCCGGCACCGGGTCCTCACCCACTGCAACACCGGGGCGCTCGTGTCCGGCGGGGAGGGCACCGCCTTCGCGGTGGCGCTCGCCGCCCACCGGGAAGGACGGCTGCGGCGGCTGTGGGTGGACGAGACCCGTCCCCTGTGGCAGGGTGCGCGGCTCACGGCCTACGAGGCGGCCCGGCACGGCATGCCGTACACACTGCTCACGGACAGCGCCGCGGGATCCCTGTTCGCGGCGGGAGAGGTGGACGCGGTACTGATAGGGGCCGACCGGATCGCCGCCGACGGTTCGGTGGCCAACAAGGTGGGGAGCTATCCGCTCGCCGTGCTCGCGCGGTACCACCATGTGCCGTTCGTCGTGGTCGCCCCGGTGACCACCATCGACCTCGACACGCCCAGCGGGGCGTCCATCGAGGTGGAGCAGCGGTCCGGACGCGAGGTGACGGAGGTCCGGATGCCGCACACCGCGGCGGGAGCGGGAGGCGGGGTTCCGGTGGCACCCCTGGGAACCCAGGCGTACAACCCCGCGTTCGACGTGACGCCACCGGAACTGGTGACCGCCGTCGTCACCGAAATGGGCGCCGTTTCGCCCGTGACAGCCCCGGCGATCGCCGGGCTGTGTGCCAGGTCACGCCAGGTAACGATTAGCTAA
- the mtrA gene encoding two-component system response regulator MtrA — MMSFMKGRVLVVDDDTALAEMLGIVLRGEGFEPSFVADGDKALAAFRESKPDLVLLDLMLPGRDGIEVCRLIRAESGVPIVMLTAKSDTVDVVVGLESGADDYIVKPFKPKELVARIRARLRRSEEPAPEQLAIGDLVIDVAGHSVKRDGQSIALTPLEFDLLVALARKPWQVFTREVLLEQVWGYRHAADTRLVNVHVQRLRSKVEKDPERPEIVVTVRGVGYKAGPS; from the coding sequence ATGATGTCGTTTATGAAGGGACGAGTCCTTGTCGTCGACGACGACACGGCACTGGCCGAGATGCTCGGCATCGTGCTGCGTGGTGAAGGTTTTGAACCGTCGTTCGTCGCGGACGGCGACAAGGCGCTGGCCGCCTTCCGGGAGAGCAAGCCCGATCTGGTGCTTCTCGACCTGATGCTGCCGGGCCGCGACGGTATCGAGGTGTGCCGTCTGATCAGGGCGGAGTCCGGGGTACCGATCGTCATGCTTACGGCGAAGAGCGACACGGTCGACGTGGTCGTGGGCCTGGAGTCCGGCGCCGACGACTACATCGTCAAGCCGTTCAAGCCGAAGGAACTGGTCGCACGGATCAGGGCCCGGCTCCGGCGCTCCGAGGAGCCCGCGCCCGAGCAGCTCGCGATCGGTGACCTCGTCATCGACGTCGCCGGCCACTCGGTGAAACGGGACGGTCAGTCCATCGCGCTGACCCCCCTGGAGTTCGACCTGCTGGTCGCGCTCGCCCGCAAACCGTGGCAGGTGTTCACCCGCGAGGTCCTGCTGGAGCAGGTCTGGGGCTACCGGCACGCCGCCGACACCCGGCTCGTCAACGTCCACGTCCAGCGGCTGCGCTCCAAGGTCGAGAAGGACCCCGAGCGCCCGGAGATCGTGGTGACCGTGCGGGGCGTCGGATACAAGGCCGGACCGAGCTGA
- a CDS encoding AAA family ATPase, which produces MTDPTTDTAGAPGDAHASRASLEALRAEIAKAVVGQDPAVTGLVVALLCRGHVLLEGVPGVAKTLLVRALAASLELDTKRVQFTPDLMPGDITGSLVYDARTAEFSFQPGPVFTNLLLADEINRTPPKTQSSLLEAMEERQVTVDGTPRKLPEPFLVAATQNPVEYEGTYPLPEAQLDRFLLKLTVPLPDREDEIDVLRRHADGFDPRDLRAAGVRPVAGPADLEAARAAVAKTSVSPEITGYVVDICRATRDSPSFSLGVSPRGATALLSTARAWAWLTGRDYVTPDDVKALALPTLRHRVQLRPEAEMEGVTADSVITAILAHVPVPR; this is translated from the coding sequence ATGACGGACCCGACCACTGACACTGCCGGTGCCCCCGGGGACGCGCACGCCTCACGCGCCTCCCTGGAGGCCCTGCGCGCCGAGATCGCGAAGGCCGTGGTCGGTCAGGACCCCGCCGTCACCGGCCTCGTGGTGGCCCTGCTCTGCCGCGGTCACGTCCTGCTCGAAGGCGTCCCCGGTGTCGCCAAGACCCTGCTGGTGCGCGCCCTCGCCGCCTCCCTCGAACTCGACACCAAACGCGTCCAGTTCACCCCCGACCTGATGCCCGGCGACATCACCGGCTCCCTCGTGTACGACGCCCGCACCGCCGAGTTCTCCTTCCAGCCGGGCCCCGTCTTCACCAATCTCCTCCTCGCCGACGAGATCAACCGCACCCCGCCCAAGACCCAGTCGTCCCTCCTCGAAGCGATGGAGGAACGCCAGGTCACCGTCGACGGCACCCCCCGCAAGCTCCCGGAACCGTTCCTCGTCGCCGCCACCCAGAACCCCGTCGAGTACGAAGGCACCTACCCGCTGCCCGAGGCCCAACTGGACCGGTTCCTGCTGAAGCTGACGGTCCCTCTGCCGGACCGCGAGGACGAGATCGACGTCCTGCGCCGCCACGCCGACGGCTTCGACCCCCGAGATCTGCGCGCCGCCGGAGTACGCCCCGTCGCCGGACCCGCCGACCTGGAGGCCGCGCGCGCCGCCGTCGCCAAGACCTCCGTCTCCCCGGAGATCACCGGCTACGTCGTCGACATCTGCCGCGCCACCCGCGACTCGCCGTCCTTCTCCCTCGGGGTCTCCCCGCGCGGCGCCACCGCACTGCTGTCGACCGCCCGCGCGTGGGCCTGGCTCACCGGCCGCGACTACGTCACCCCGGACGATGTGAAGGCCCTGGCCCTGCCCACCCTGCGGCACCGCGTCCAGCTCCGCCCCGAGGCCGAGATGGAAGGCGTCACCGCCGACTCCGTCATCACCGCGATCCTCGCCCACGTCCCCGTACCCCGCTGA